From the genome of Flexivirga aerilata:
AGTCAAAGCTGACTTCACGCAAGGCCAGAAACTCGGGATCAGCGGTACGCCCGCTTTCGTGATCAATGGAACGCCGGTAATCGGAGCCCAACCACTCAGCGTCTTTGAGAAAACGATCGAGCAGGCATCCAAGGACCAACAGTGAACAACGTCAGCTTGCTGTCGGCACTGGCCGCAGGCACCCTGTCGTTGTTGTCACCATGCAGTGCCCTGCTGCTGCCATCGTTCTTCGCTTACGCATTCTCTAGCAGGCGCGCACTGCTCGCCCGGACGACCGCCTTTTACGTCGGGCTTGCGCTCGTACTAGTGCCGTTGGGCACAGGCACAGCAGCAGCATCGAGGCTCATGTACGGCCACCGCGGGCAACTAATCCTGATCGCTGGCTGGATCATCATCGGCATGGGAGTAGTTCAGCTGCTCGGCGGTGGCTTCCGCCTCCCACTGACCGCACGCCTGCAAACCTGGGCGGCATCCCGCGGCGCCGGCCGCGGCGGTTATTTATCAACAGTCGCCCTTGGCGCGGTATACGGACTTGCAGGATTCTGCTCGGGGCCGGTACTCGGAGCGATCCTGACCATGGCCTCCACCCAAGGATCCAAAACCCTCGGCGGGGCCCTGTTGGCCGTGTACGCACTGGGCATGGCACTGCCGCTCTTCGTGCTGGCATGGTTCTGGGATCGCTTCCATCTAGGGCAGCGCTCATGGATTCGGGGAAAAGCCTTTCAAATCGGACCGTTTCAGATCCACACGACCTCGCTCATCTCCGGCGCCCTGTTCATCGTCATCGGCGCCCTCTTCCTGCTCTACGACGGCACCGCAAGCCTGACCGGCAGCCTTGGTCTCTCCGATACCACCGGCCTGGAAACAAGCGCCCAAGAGGCGATCTCGCGCGTTACGGAGGCCGTACCCGTCTGGGCTTTCCCGCTTGTGATCGCAGTTGTGGCGTCCATTATCGCCGTTTCTCGATCCCGTCAGCAGCCAACACCACCGCACGGTGAACGTAGCGGTCTGCGCCACAACCGCACTCGTGGGTGAGGGCTCGCTCACCCCATGTCTTTGTCTCGTTGGCCAGCCCATCGGCAACATTCGTTCTCAACGAACCGTTCCTGTTGAACACGGACTCAATTTGCCTGATGCGCCGTAGCACCGCGGTCGAGTGATCATCGGCCGAGGAACCGCTGCCAAGCGGAGCTCTTGGAGTTCTGTGGCGG
Proteins encoded in this window:
- a CDS encoding cytochrome c biogenesis CcdA family protein, encoding MNNVSLLSALAAGTLSLLSPCSALLLPSFFAYAFSSRRALLARTTAFYVGLALVLVPLGTGTAAASRLMYGHRGQLILIAGWIIIGMGVVQLLGGGFRLPLTARLQTWAASRGAGRGGYLSTVALGAVYGLAGFCSGPVLGAILTMASTQGSKTLGGALLAVYALGMALPLFVLAWFWDRFHLGQRSWIRGKAFQIGPFQIHTTSLISGALFIVIGALFLLYDGTASLTGSLGLSDTTGLETSAQEAISRVTEAVPVWAFPLVIAVVASIIAVSRSRQQPTPPHGERSGLRHNRTRG